From Phocoena phocoena chromosome 16, mPhoPho1.1, whole genome shotgun sequence, a single genomic window includes:
- the NKX1-2 gene encoding NK1 transcription factor-related protein 2: protein MLAWQDGGAKAAPSHHKISFSVLDILDPQKFTRAALPAVRPAPREAKKSLAEAEARKDSSRDPARQRETPDAAGRGAGLASPLEGSEAEEAEDEDLEDAGRRQLRERTARLQEARTRSPEARAAASAAGESSAGVLAGSPGSPRPRRRRSEPSCSKPRRARTAFTYEQLVALENKFRATRYLSVCERLNLALSLSLTETQVKIWFQNRRTKWKKQNPGAEGAAQAGVGAPQPGTSAGAGGGGGGSGGAGASPGQLGPAAHPFQTFPSYSAANVLFPAAASFPLTAAAARGSFAPFLGPSYLTPFYAPHL from the exons ATGCTGGCATGGCAGGACGGCGGGGCCAAGGCGGCTCCCTCCCACCACAAAATCTCCTTCTCGGTTCTGGACATCCTGGACCCTCAGAAATTCACCCGCGCTGCGCTCCCAGCCGTGCGCCCTGCTCCCCGGGAAGCCAAGAAAAGTTTGGCAGAGGCCGAAGCAAGGAAGGACTCCAGCCGAGACCCGGCCCGGCAGCGAGAGACGCCTG ATGCTGCGGGCCGAGGCGCCGGCTTGGCGTCTCCCCTGGAGGGCTCTGAGGCGGAGGAGGCGGAGGACGAGGACTTGGAGGACGCAGGGCGGCGGCAGCTGCGGGAGCGGACTGCGCGCCTGCAGGAGGCCCGGACGCGCTCCCCCGAGGCCCGGGCCGCGGCATCGGCGGCGGGAGAGAGCAGCGCGGGCGTTCTCGCGGGCTCCCCGGGCTCCCCGCGGCCCCGGCGCCGGCGCTCAGAGCCCAGCTGCTCCAAGCCGCGGCGCGCGCGCACCGCCTTCACGTACGAGCAGCTGGTGGCCTTGGAGAACAAGTTCCGGGCCACGCGCTACCTGTCTGTGTGCGAGCGCCTGAACCTCGCGCTATCGCTTAGCCTCACTGAGACGCAGGTCAAAATTTGGTTCCAGAACCGCAGGACCAAGTGGAAGAAGCAGAACCCCGGCGCTGAAGGCGCGGCGCAGGCGGGAGTTGGCGCGCCCCAGCCTGGGACTTCGGcgggggcgggcggcggcggcggcggcagcggcggcgcgGGGGCCAGCCCGGGTCAGCTGGGCCCGGCCGCGCATCCTTTCCAGACTTTCCCCTCCTACTCGGCGGCCAACGTCCTCTTCCCGGCCGCCGCCTCCTTCCCGCTGACGGCCGCCGCCGCCAGGGGCTCCTTTGCGCCCTTCCTCGGGCCCTCCTACTTGACCCCTTTCTACGCCCCACATCTATGA